Proteins found in one Sporosarcina sp. FSL K6-3457 genomic segment:
- a CDS encoding late competence development ComFB family protein → MRFHNIMEEVVYESLDRQKVNLKLFCDCPQCINDIMAIALNNLRPHYVVKSENLPYARVPHLTDRQSSTNVLAAVTKAAKIVSQNPRCANKIT, encoded by the coding sequence ATGAGATTTCATAACATCATGGAAGAAGTTGTCTATGAATCACTTGATAGGCAAAAAGTGAATTTGAAACTATTTTGTGACTGTCCGCAATGCATCAACGATATCATGGCGATAGCACTCAATAATTTACGACCTCATTACGTTGTTAAAAGTGAAAATCTCCCATACGCACGAGTTCCTCATCTTACAGATCGACAAAGCAGTACAAACGTTTTAGCGGCCGTTACAAAGGCAGCTAAAATTGTATCCCAAAATCCACGTTGCGCGAACAAAATAACGTAA
- a CDS encoding thioredoxin family protein: protein MEKLQSMEQFEQLKNEERTIFMFSADWCSDCRVIEPILPGIEADYPEYTFILVDRDEFIDLCGELDIFGIPSFIGFHSGVEAGRFVSKDRKTQAEIEEFINSLTA from the coding sequence ATGGAAAAACTACAATCAATGGAACAATTTGAACAACTGAAAAATGAGGAGCGCACAATTTTTATGTTTTCTGCTGATTGGTGCTCAGACTGCCGTGTGATTGAGCCGATTTTACCTGGTATTGAAGCGGATTATCCGGAATATACATTTATACTTGTGGACCGGGATGAGTTTATCGATTTGTGTGGAGAACTTGATATTTTTGGAATTCCAAGCTTTATCGGCTTCCATAGCGGAGTAGAAGCGGGTCGATTTGTGAGTAAGGATCGTAAAACACAGGCAGAGATTGAGGAGTTTATTAATAGCCTTACAGCATAA
- a CDS encoding LLM class flavin-dependent oxidoreductase — MHIKTFNSIPLSVLDLAPINAGSNASQSFKNSVELAQHVEDWGFNRYWLAEHHNMPGIGSSATSVLIGHIAGATKRMRVGSGGIMLPNHAPLVIAEQFGTLESMYPGRIDLGLGRAPGSDQATAYALRRTLQSTGDDFPEQLAELQAYFEPNRVARVRAFPGEGLEIPIWLLGSSGFSARLAAQEGLPFSFASHFAPAYVLQALQLYHQNFKPSKFLQTPYAMLGVNVIAAETDEKAHWLATSQQQQFLSLTRGMPTQLQPPIDNINEVWSAQERASIEQTLDSRSTIVGSPETVKRKLESFIQETKANELIINSQIFDQQARLRSYEMIAEMMD, encoded by the coding sequence ATTCACATAAAAACATTTAATTCGATTCCATTATCTGTGTTGGATCTTGCGCCTATCAATGCGGGGAGCAACGCCAGTCAGTCGTTTAAAAATAGTGTAGAGTTGGCACAACATGTAGAAGACTGGGGATTCAATCGTTACTGGTTGGCGGAGCATCATAATATGCCGGGTATAGGCAGTTCCGCGACATCTGTGCTGATTGGACATATTGCTGGCGCGACAAAACGTATGCGTGTTGGCTCTGGAGGCATTATGCTACCTAATCACGCACCACTTGTTATAGCTGAGCAATTCGGTACGCTTGAATCGATGTATCCAGGGAGAATTGACTTGGGGTTAGGGCGTGCTCCTGGTTCGGATCAGGCGACGGCTTATGCACTGCGCCGAACTTTGCAAAGTACGGGAGATGATTTCCCAGAACAGCTGGCGGAGCTACAAGCGTATTTTGAACCGAATCGTGTAGCACGTGTTCGCGCATTTCCTGGCGAGGGTCTCGAAATACCGATTTGGCTTCTCGGTTCAAGTGGCTTCAGTGCACGGCTTGCCGCACAGGAAGGCTTGCCATTTTCTTTCGCCAGCCATTTTGCGCCGGCCTATGTATTACAGGCTTTGCAGCTGTATCACCAAAACTTTAAGCCATCGAAATTTTTACAAACACCTTATGCTATGCTTGGCGTTAATGTCATTGCAGCAGAAACGGATGAAAAAGCCCACTGGTTGGCGACTTCACAACAGCAGCAATTTCTGAGCTTAACAAGAGGTATGCCCACACAATTACAGCCGCCGATTGATAATATCAACGAGGTGTGGTCAGCGCAAGAACGAGCATCTATTGAGCAAACACTCGATTCGCGTTCAACAATTGTCGGCAGTCCTGAAACGGTTAAACGAAAATTGGAGAGCTTCATTCAAGAAACAAAGGCGAATGAATTGATCATTAACTCGCAAATATTTGATCAGCAAGCACGTTTGCGTTCGTATGAAATGATTGCAGAGATGATGGACTGA
- a CDS encoding prolyl oligopeptidase family serine peptidase, translated as MTKREDVIDDYHGTNVTDPYRWLENPDAAEVKEWVDAQNEETQAFLATYPERENIKERLTKSWNYPKYSVPQKEGDYYYFYKNDGLQNQAVFYRTMDLESDALEVIIDPNMLNEEGTAAITNLAFTKDGHRLAYGISLNGSDWQEIRVRDLQTGKDEPDVIKWCKFSSIAWNEEGSGFYYNRFPEPGTVDPEDESNYNRVYWHIVGTAQQDDVLTYEDTVDKGLSFNPLFSDDYRYLILSVWKGTENKSRIYYRDEQSDEGFVHLLADDDGEYTFIGNEGRLFYFTTNYHAPKEKIIAVQLDNPEKEHWVDIVAEREDVLTFAQIINKQLVVCHLHNAHDQLSVFDLEGKLVKEVPLPSFVSLVGVSGKKTAATMYIGYTSYLVPTTIARYDFAQDKLEPVFQQSTLFDEEGFETTQVFYPSKDGTQIPMFLTHRKGLELTGDNRVLLYGYGGFNVNLTPAFSPSQRMWIEAGGVYAVANLRGGGEFGERWYKAGTLEHKQNVFDDFIAAAEWLIEQNYTNSKKLAIMGGSNGGLLVATCVTQRPDLYGAALCLVPVTDMLRYHKFTVGRYWVTDYGNAEANPEHFEFMYKYSPLHNVKEGVEYPPTLVTTADTDDRVVPLHAMKFAATLQAAQQGEQPILLRVEKNAGHGMGKPTVKIIEEQTDMYSFLFKTLG; from the coding sequence ATGACAAAGAGAGAAGACGTTATTGATGATTATCATGGCACAAATGTGACAGATCCATATCGATGGCTGGAAAATCCAGATGCAGCAGAAGTGAAAGAGTGGGTGGATGCGCAAAATGAAGAGACTCAGGCTTTTTTAGCGACTTATCCAGAGCGTGAAAATATCAAGGAAAGGTTGACGAAATCTTGGAATTATCCGAAATACTCTGTGCCGCAAAAAGAAGGAGATTATTACTATTTTTATAAAAATGATGGTTTGCAAAATCAAGCCGTTTTTTATCGGACAATGGATTTGGAATCTGATGCGCTTGAGGTTATTATCGATCCTAATATGTTGAACGAAGAAGGAACGGCTGCCATTACCAATCTTGCATTTACGAAGGATGGTCATCGATTAGCTTACGGAATTTCATTGAATGGCAGTGACTGGCAGGAAATTCGTGTGCGTGACTTGCAAACGGGAAAAGATGAGCCTGACGTTATTAAGTGGTGCAAATTCAGTAGCATTGCTTGGAATGAAGAAGGCAGTGGCTTTTATTATAATCGTTTTCCAGAGCCGGGAACTGTGGATCCAGAAGATGAGAGTAATTATAATCGCGTCTATTGGCATATTGTTGGTACTGCGCAACAAGACGATGTATTGACGTATGAAGATACTGTAGATAAAGGGCTGTCTTTCAACCCGTTGTTTTCCGATGATTATCGTTATTTGATTTTATCAGTATGGAAAGGGACAGAAAATAAGAGTCGTATTTATTATCGTGATGAGCAATCTGATGAGGGTTTTGTGCATTTATTGGCAGATGATGATGGGGAATACACTTTTATTGGCAATGAGGGTAGGCTGTTTTATTTCACGACGAATTATCATGCGCCGAAGGAGAAAATCATTGCGGTGCAGTTGGATAACCCAGAGAAAGAGCATTGGGTGGATATTGTTGCTGAGCGCGAGGATGTTTTGACATTCGCACAAATTATTAATAAACAGCTCGTTGTTTGCCATTTGCATAATGCGCATGATCAGCTAAGTGTTTTTGATTTGGAAGGCAAGTTAGTAAAAGAAGTGCCGCTACCTAGTTTTGTGTCGCTGGTAGGTGTGTCTGGCAAGAAGACGGCAGCGACGATGTATATTGGTTATACGTCTTACTTAGTGCCGACGACGATTGCACGTTATGATTTTGCGCAGGATAAGCTTGAGCCTGTGTTCCAACAGTCGACGCTGTTTGATGAGGAAGGTTTTGAAACGACGCAGGTATTTTATCCGTCGAAGGATGGCACGCAGATTCCGATGTTCTTGACGCATCGCAAAGGATTGGAATTGACGGGCGACAATCGCGTGCTGTTGTATGGTTATGGTGGTTTTAATGTCAATTTAACACCAGCATTTTCGCCGTCGCAGCGTATGTGGATTGAGGCGGGTGGCGTGTATGCCGTTGCTAATTTACGAGGTGGTGGAGAATTTGGTGAGCGATGGTACAAAGCAGGGACACTGGAGCATAAGCAGAATGTCTTTGACGATTTTATCGCAGCGGCAGAGTGGTTGATTGAACAGAACTATACGAACAGCAAAAAGCTTGCGATTATGGGGGGCAGTAACGGTGGATTGCTTGTGGCAACCTGTGTCACGCAACGTCCGGATCTGTATGGAGCTGCACTTTGTTTAGTTCCTGTTACGGATATGCTGCGCTATCATAAGTTCACGGTTGGCCGTTATTGGGTGACGGATTATGGCAATGCGGAAGCAAATCCAGAGCATTTCGAGTTCATGTATAAGTATTCACCACTTCATAATGTCAAAGAAGGCGTCGAATATCCACCAACACTTGTGACAACCGCGGATACAGATGACCGTGTTGTTCCATTGCATGCGATGAAGTTTGCCGCAACCTTGCAGGCGGCACAGCAAGGTGAACAGCCAATTCTACTTCGGGTTGAGAAGAATGCGGGACATGGAATGGGTAAACCGACTGTGAAAATTATTGAAGAACAAACGGATATGTATTCGTTTTTATTTAAAACGTTAGGATGA
- a CDS encoding gamma-glutamyl-gamma-aminobutyrate hydrolase family protein has product MKPIIGITPDVEKDDKHFLNNDNMQAIIRAGGVPLIIPIGNGENIAQIVGLLDGLLLTGGNDINPILFNEEPHTHLGEVSPSRDLFELELARQMLAADKPIMGICRGLQLLNVAVGGTLYQDLHQQNEGPMLQHLQKSPTTYPSHFVQLAKGSLLAEIAGSERIQVNSFHHQALKDVPSVFKVSASASDGIIEAVESVDKKFVLGVQWHPELLATKGDAVSLRIFDRFIGACVK; this is encoded by the coding sequence ATGAAGCCGATAATTGGGATTACGCCAGATGTGGAGAAAGATGATAAGCACTTCTTGAATAATGATAATATGCAGGCAATTATCCGTGCAGGGGGAGTGCCCCTCATTATTCCGATAGGTAATGGGGAGAACATTGCGCAAATAGTCGGCTTGTTGGACGGCCTTTTGTTGACTGGAGGAAATGATATTAATCCGATATTGTTCAATGAAGAGCCACACACGCACCTGGGTGAGGTTTCGCCAAGTAGGGATTTGTTTGAACTCGAATTGGCCCGACAAATGCTAGCAGCAGATAAACCGATTATGGGGATTTGCAGAGGGCTTCAATTGTTGAATGTTGCCGTTGGGGGGACGTTGTATCAGGATCTTCATCAACAAAACGAAGGGCCGATGCTTCAGCATTTACAAAAGTCGCCTACTACGTATCCGAGTCATTTTGTTCAATTGGCAAAAGGGAGTTTGCTCGCGGAAATTGCAGGTAGTGAACGCATTCAAGTGAATTCATTTCATCATCAGGCGTTGAAAGATGTGCCTTCGGTGTTCAAAGTTTCTGCTAGCGCGAGTGACGGCATTATCGAAGCTGTGGAAAGCGTAGATAAAAAATTTGTACTTGGTGTCCAGTGGCATCCTGAATTGTTAGCAACAAAAGGGGATGCAGTTTCTCTACGGATTTTTGACAGGTTTATTGGTGCATGTGTGAAATAA
- a CDS encoding M23 family metallopeptidase, which translates to MLYKRIKGGFIVRHWVLLPTYIIMLSLLFYTVVVAKEETPNEQRMQLYLQFDSMAVPWYYLAAIDQFERNIQQVRTDIPKRDGPIAIQYSEDYWVGALNPNKTDTSPASIAFFDGQGQDGNGDGIADPNNPEDILSTMATFLSAYGQTEDDFKLALWDYYRREITVNQIIAIAKLYQHFETLELDEHAFPVPTNYDYSYKGTWGASRGWGGRRIHEGTDLFAGYGTPVRSTSYGVIEIMGWNEFGGWRVGIRDTHNTYHYFAHLAYFNKDIKVGDIVEPRTIIGFVGSSGYGKEGTSGRFPPHLHYGMYKYNGRIEWAFDPYPSLQIWERQDKARK; encoded by the coding sequence ATGCTATATAAACGGATTAAAGGAGGTTTTATCGTGCGTCACTGGGTTTTATTACCGACGTATATCATCATGTTATCTTTATTATTTTACACCGTTGTGGTGGCTAAGGAAGAAACGCCGAACGAACAGCGCATGCAGCTGTATTTACAATTTGATAGCATGGCCGTTCCTTGGTACTACTTGGCTGCTATTGATCAATTTGAGCGTAATATCCAACAAGTGCGCACTGATATTCCTAAAAGAGATGGACCTATCGCCATTCAATATTCTGAGGATTATTGGGTCGGCGCTCTCAATCCCAATAAAACCGATACATCCCCTGCATCTATCGCTTTCTTCGATGGACAAGGGCAGGATGGTAATGGTGATGGCATTGCTGATCCAAACAATCCAGAAGATATCCTCTCCACAATGGCGACTTTCTTAAGCGCTTATGGACAAACCGAAGATGATTTCAAATTGGCGTTATGGGATTATTACAGGCGTGAAATAACCGTCAACCAAATCATAGCCATCGCCAAATTATACCAACACTTTGAAACATTAGAGTTGGATGAGCATGCTTTTCCAGTTCCCACAAACTACGATTACAGCTACAAAGGAACATGGGGTGCGAGCAGAGGCTGGGGTGGTCGCAGAATCCATGAAGGCACTGACCTTTTTGCCGGATATGGGACGCCCGTTCGATCCACTTCCTATGGCGTCATTGAAATAATGGGGTGGAATGAATTCGGTGGTTGGCGAGTCGGTATTCGTGACACGCATAATACGTACCACTACTTTGCCCATCTAGCTTATTTCAATAAGGATATTAAAGTCGGCGATATCGTTGAACCAAGAACCATTATCGGCTTTGTCGGTAGTTCTGGCTATGGGAAAGAAGGTACTTCCGGCCGTTTCCCTCCCCATCTACATTACGGCATGTACAAATATAATGGGCGAATTGAATGGGCCTTTGATCCGTATCCCTCGCTCCAGATTTGGGAACGGCAAGACAAAGCGAGAAAATGA